A window from Lactiplantibacillus pentosus encodes these proteins:
- a CDS encoding YxeA family protein, giving the protein MVAETTVYALTNQPIDHHLGQMGEDVYTYRLRTSDGQGKRRWLTFTADHRLKQRHYLKIDTKGQNVNSWEAVTVSAVPQRARQALKS; this is encoded by the coding sequence ATGGTCGCTGAAACGACCGTTTACGCGCTGACGAATCAGCCAATCGACCATCACTTGGGTCAGATGGGGGAGGATGTCTACACCTATCGTCTGCGGACTAGTGACGGTCAGGGTAAGCGGCGTTGGTTAACGTTTACCGCGGATCACCGCCTGAAACAACGCCACTATTTGAAAATCGACACCAAGGGCCAAAATGTGAATTCCTGGGAAGCGGTCACGGTGAGTGCAGTCCCACAACGCGCACGACAAGCCTTAAAATCATGA